The following are encoded together in the Pan troglodytes isolate AG18354 chromosome 6, NHGRI_mPanTro3-v2.0_pri, whole genome shotgun sequence genome:
- the EPHA1 gene encoding ephrin type-A receptor 1 isoform X1, with protein sequence MERRWPLGLGLVLLLCAPLPPGARAKEVTLMDTSKAQGELGWLLDPPKDGWSEQQQILNGTPLYMYQDCPMQGRRDTDHWLRSNWIYRGEEASRVHVELQFTVRDCKSFPGGAGPLGCKETFNLLYMESDQDVGIQLRRPLFQKVTTVAADQSFTIRDLASGSMKLNVERCSLGRLTRRGLYLAFHNPGACVALVSVRVFYQRCPETLNGLAQFPDTLPGPAGLVEVAGTCLPHARASPRPSGAPRMHCSPDGEWLVPVGRCHCEPGYEEGGSGEGCVACPSGSYRMDMDTPHCLTCPQQSTAESEGATICTCESGHYRAPGEGPQVACTGPPSAPRNLSFSASGTQLSLHWEPPADTGGRQDVRYSVRCSQCQGTAQDGGPCQPCGVGVHFLPGARGLTTPAVHVNGLEPYANYTFNVEAQNGVSGLGSSGHASTSVSISMGHAESLSGLSLRLVKKEPRQLELTWAGSRPRSPGANLTYELHVLNQDEERYQMVLEPRVLLTELQPDTTYIVRVRMLTPLGPGPFSPDHEFRTSPPVSRGLTGGEIVAVIFGLLLGAALLLGILVFRSRRAQRQRQQRQRDRATDVDREDKLWLKPYVDLQAYEDPAQGALDFTRELDPAWLMVDTVIGEGEFGEVYRGTLRLPSQDCKTVAIKTLKDTSPGGQWWNFLREATIMGQFSHPHILHLEGVVTKRKPIMIITEFMENGALDAFLREREDQLVPGQLVAMLQGIASGMNYLSNHNYVHRDLAARNILVNQNLCCKVSDFGLTRLLDDFDGTYETQGGKIPIRWTAPEAIAHRIFTTASDVWSFGIVMWEVLSFGDKPYGEMSNQEVMKSIEDGYRLPPPVDCPAPLYELMKNCWAYDRARRPHFQKLQAHLEQLLANPHSLRTIANFDPRVTLRLPSLSGSDGIPYRTVSEWLESIRMKRYILHFHSAGLDTMECVLELTAEDLTQMGITLPGHQKRILCSIQGFKD encoded by the exons ATGGAGCGGCGCTGGCCCCTGGGGCTAGGGCTGGTGCTGCTGCTCTGCGCCCCGCTGCCCCCGGGGGCGCGCGCCAAGGAAG TTACTCTGATGGACACAAGCAAGGCACAGGGAGAGCTGGGCTGGCTGCTGGATCCCCCAAAAGATGGG TGGAGTGAACAGCAACAGATACTGAATGGGACACCCCTGTACATGTACCAGGACTGCCCAATGCAAGGACGCAGAGACACTGACCACTGGCTTCGCTCCAATTGGATCTACCGCGGGGAGGAGGCTTCCCGTGTCCACGTGGAGCTGCAGTTCACCGTGCGGGACTGCAAGAGTTTCCCTGGGGGAGCCGGGCCTCTGGGCTGCAAGGAGACCTTCAACCTTCTGTACATGGAGAGTGACCAGGATGTGGGCATTCAGCTCCGACGGCCCTTGTTCCAGAAG GTAACCACGGTGGCTGCAGACCAGAGCTTCACCATTCGAGACCTTGCATCTGGCTCCATGAAGCTGAATGTGGAGCGCTGCTCTCTGGGCCGCCTGACCCGCCGTGGCCTCTACCTCGCTTTCCACAACCCAGGAGCCTGTGTGGCCCTGGTGTCTGTCCGGGTCTTCTACCAGCGCTGTCCTGAGACCCTGAATGGCTTGGCCCAATTCCCAGACACTCTGCCTGGCCCCGCTGGGTTGGTGGAAGTGGCGGGGACCTGCTTGCCCCACGCACGGGCCAGCCCCAGGCCCTCAGGTGCACCCCGCATGCACTGCAGCCCTGATGGCgagtggctggtgcctgtaggaCGGTGCCACTGTGAGCCTGGCTATGAGGAAGGTGGCAGTGGCGAGGGATGTGTTG CCTGCCCTAGCGGCTCCTACCGGATGGACATGGACACACCCCATTGTCTCACGTGCCCCCAGCAGAGCACTGCTGAGTCTGAGGGGGCCACCATCTGTACCTGTGAGAGCGGCCATTACAGAGCTCCCGGGGAGGGCCCCCAGGTGGCATGCACAG GTCCCCCCTCGGCCCCCCGAAACCTGAGCTTCTCTGCCTCAGGGACTCAGCTCTCCCTGCATTGGGAACCTCCAGCAGATACGGGGGGACGCCAGGATGTCAGATACAGTGTGAGGTGTTCCCAGTGTCAGGGCACAGCACAGGACGGGGGGCCCTGCCAGCCCTGTGGGGTGGGCGTGCACTTCTTGCCGGGGGCCCGGGGGCTCACCACACCTGCAGTGCATGTCAATGGCCTTGAACCTTATGCCAACTACACCTTTAATGTGGAAGCCCAAAATGGAGTGTCAGGGCTGGGCAGCTCTGGCCATGCCAGCACCTCAGTCAGCATCAGCATGGGGCATGCAG AGTCACTGTCAGGCCTGTCTCTGAGACTGGTGAAGAAAGAACCGAGGCAACTAGAGCTGACCTGGGCGGGGTCCCGGCCCCGAAGCCCTGGGGCGAACCTGACCTATGAGCTGCACGTGCTGAACCAG GATGAAGAACGGTACCAGATGGTTCTAGAACCCAGGGTCTTGCTGACAGAGCTGCAGCCTGACACCACATACATCGTCAGAGTCCGAATGCTGACCCCACTGGGTCCTGGCCCTTTCTCCCCTGATCATGAGTTTCGGACCAGCCCACCAG TGTCCAGGGGCCTGACTGGAGGAGAGATCGTAGCCGTCATCTTTGGGCTGCTGCTTGGTGCAGCCTTGCTGCTTGGGATTCTCGTTTTCCGGTCCAG GAGAGCCCAGCGGCAGAGGCAGCAGAGGCAGCGTGACCGCGCCACCGATGTGGATCGAG AGGACAAGCTGTGGCTGAAGCCCTATGTGGACCTCCAGGCATACGAGGACCCTGCACAGGGAGCCTTGGACTTTACCCGGGAGCTTGATCCAGCGTGGCTGATGGTGGACACTGTCATAGGAGAAG GAGAGTTTGGGGAAGTGTATCGAGGGACCCTGAGGCTCCCCAGCCAGGACTGCAAGACTGTGGCCATTAAGACCTTAAAAGACACATCCCCAGGTGGCCAGTGGTGGAACTTCCTTCGAGAGGCAACTATCATGGGCCAGTTTAGCCACCCGCATATTCTGCATCTGGAAGGCGTCGTCACAAAGC GAAAGCCGATCATGATCATCACAGAATTTATGGAGAATGGAGCCCTGGATGCCTTCCTgagg GAGCGGGAGGACCAGCTGGTCCCTGGGCAGCTAGTGGCCATGCTGCAGGGCATAGCATCTGGCATGAACTACCTCAGTAATCACAATTATGTCCACCGGGACCTGGCTGCCAGAAACATCTTGGTGAATCAAAACCTGTGCTGCAAGGTGTCTGACTTTGGCCTGACTCGCCTCCTGGATGACTTTGATGGCACATACGAAACCCAG GGAGGAAAGATCCCTATCCGTTGGACAGCCCCTGAAGCCATTGCCCATCGGATCTTCACCACAGCCAGCGATGTGTGGAGCTTTGGGATTGTGATGTGGGAGGTGCTGAGCTTTGGGGACAAGCCTTATGGGGAGATGAGCAATCAGGAG GTTATGAAGAGTATTGAGGATGGGTACCGGTTGCCCCCTCCTGTGGACTGCCCTGCCCCTCTGTATGAGCTCATGAAGAACTGCTGGGCATATGACCGTGCCCGCCGGCCACACTTCCAGAAGCTTCAGGCACATCTGGAGCAACTGCTTGCCAACCCCCACTCCCTGCGGACCATTGCCAACTTTGACCCCAG GGTGACTCTTCGCCTGCCCAGCCTGAGCGGCTCAGATGGGATCCCGTATCGAACCGTCTCTGAGTGGCTCGAGTCCATACGCATGAAACGCTACATCCTGCACTTCCACTCGGCTGGGCTGGACACCATGGAGTGTGTGCTGGAGCTGACCGCTGA GGACCTGACGCAGATGGGAATCACACTGCCCGGGCACCAGAAGCGCATTCTTTGCAGTATTCAGGGATTCAAGGACTGA
- the EPHA1 gene encoding ephrin type-A receptor 1 isoform X3 has translation MERRWPLGLGLVLLLCAPLPPGARAKEVTLMDTSKAQGELGWLLDPPKDGWSEQQQILNGTPLYMYQDCPMQGRRDTDHWLRSNWIYRGEEASRVHVELQFTVRDCKSFPGGAGPLGCKETFNLLYMESDQDVGIQLRRPLFQKVTTVAADQSFTIRDLASGSMKLNVERCSLGRLTRRGLYLAFHNPGACVALVSVRVFYQRCPETLNGLAQFPDTLPGPAGLVEVAGTCLPHARASPRPSGAPRMHCSPDGEWLVPVGRCHCEPGYEEGGSGEGCVACPSGSYRMDMDTPHCLTCPQQSTAESEGATICTCESGHYRAPGEGPQVACTGPPSAPRNLSFSASGTQLSLHWEPPADTGGRQDVRYKSLSGLSLRLVKKEPRQLELTWAGSRPRSPGANLTYELHVLNQDEERYQMVLEPRVLLTELQPDTTYIVRVRMLTPLGPGPFSPDHEFRTSPPVSRGLTGGEIVAVIFGLLLGAALLLGILVFRSRRAQRQRQQRQRDRATDVDREDKLWLKPYVDLQAYEDPAQGALDFTRELDPAWLMVDTVIGEGEFGEVYRGTLRLPSQDCKTVAIKTLKDTSPGGQWWNFLREATIMGQFSHPHILHLEGVVTKRKPIMIITEFMENGALDAFLREREDQLVPGQLVAMLQGIASGMNYLSNHNYVHRDLAARNILVNQNLCCKVSDFGLTRLLDDFDGTYETQGGKIPIRWTAPEAIAHRIFTTASDVWSFGIVMWEVLSFGDKPYGEMSNQEVMKSIEDGYRLPPPVDCPAPLYELMKNCWAYDRARRPHFQKLQAHLEQLLANPHSLRTIANFDPRVTLRLPSLSGSDGIPYRTVSEWLESIRMKRYILHFHSAGLDTMECVLELTAEDLTQMGITLPGHQKRILCSIQGFKD, from the exons ATGGAGCGGCGCTGGCCCCTGGGGCTAGGGCTGGTGCTGCTGCTCTGCGCCCCGCTGCCCCCGGGGGCGCGCGCCAAGGAAG TTACTCTGATGGACACAAGCAAGGCACAGGGAGAGCTGGGCTGGCTGCTGGATCCCCCAAAAGATGGG TGGAGTGAACAGCAACAGATACTGAATGGGACACCCCTGTACATGTACCAGGACTGCCCAATGCAAGGACGCAGAGACACTGACCACTGGCTTCGCTCCAATTGGATCTACCGCGGGGAGGAGGCTTCCCGTGTCCACGTGGAGCTGCAGTTCACCGTGCGGGACTGCAAGAGTTTCCCTGGGGGAGCCGGGCCTCTGGGCTGCAAGGAGACCTTCAACCTTCTGTACATGGAGAGTGACCAGGATGTGGGCATTCAGCTCCGACGGCCCTTGTTCCAGAAG GTAACCACGGTGGCTGCAGACCAGAGCTTCACCATTCGAGACCTTGCATCTGGCTCCATGAAGCTGAATGTGGAGCGCTGCTCTCTGGGCCGCCTGACCCGCCGTGGCCTCTACCTCGCTTTCCACAACCCAGGAGCCTGTGTGGCCCTGGTGTCTGTCCGGGTCTTCTACCAGCGCTGTCCTGAGACCCTGAATGGCTTGGCCCAATTCCCAGACACTCTGCCTGGCCCCGCTGGGTTGGTGGAAGTGGCGGGGACCTGCTTGCCCCACGCACGGGCCAGCCCCAGGCCCTCAGGTGCACCCCGCATGCACTGCAGCCCTGATGGCgagtggctggtgcctgtaggaCGGTGCCACTGTGAGCCTGGCTATGAGGAAGGTGGCAGTGGCGAGGGATGTGTTG CCTGCCCTAGCGGCTCCTACCGGATGGACATGGACACACCCCATTGTCTCACGTGCCCCCAGCAGAGCACTGCTGAGTCTGAGGGGGCCACCATCTGTACCTGTGAGAGCGGCCATTACAGAGCTCCCGGGGAGGGCCCCCAGGTGGCATGCACAG GTCCCCCCTCGGCCCCCCGAAACCTGAGCTTCTCTGCCTCAGGGACTCAGCTCTCCCTGCATTGGGAACCTCCAGCAGATACGGGGGGACGCCAGGATGTCAGATACA AGTCACTGTCAGGCCTGTCTCTGAGACTGGTGAAGAAAGAACCGAGGCAACTAGAGCTGACCTGGGCGGGGTCCCGGCCCCGAAGCCCTGGGGCGAACCTGACCTATGAGCTGCACGTGCTGAACCAG GATGAAGAACGGTACCAGATGGTTCTAGAACCCAGGGTCTTGCTGACAGAGCTGCAGCCTGACACCACATACATCGTCAGAGTCCGAATGCTGACCCCACTGGGTCCTGGCCCTTTCTCCCCTGATCATGAGTTTCGGACCAGCCCACCAG TGTCCAGGGGCCTGACTGGAGGAGAGATCGTAGCCGTCATCTTTGGGCTGCTGCTTGGTGCAGCCTTGCTGCTTGGGATTCTCGTTTTCCGGTCCAG GAGAGCCCAGCGGCAGAGGCAGCAGAGGCAGCGTGACCGCGCCACCGATGTGGATCGAG AGGACAAGCTGTGGCTGAAGCCCTATGTGGACCTCCAGGCATACGAGGACCCTGCACAGGGAGCCTTGGACTTTACCCGGGAGCTTGATCCAGCGTGGCTGATGGTGGACACTGTCATAGGAGAAG GAGAGTTTGGGGAAGTGTATCGAGGGACCCTGAGGCTCCCCAGCCAGGACTGCAAGACTGTGGCCATTAAGACCTTAAAAGACACATCCCCAGGTGGCCAGTGGTGGAACTTCCTTCGAGAGGCAACTATCATGGGCCAGTTTAGCCACCCGCATATTCTGCATCTGGAAGGCGTCGTCACAAAGC GAAAGCCGATCATGATCATCACAGAATTTATGGAGAATGGAGCCCTGGATGCCTTCCTgagg GAGCGGGAGGACCAGCTGGTCCCTGGGCAGCTAGTGGCCATGCTGCAGGGCATAGCATCTGGCATGAACTACCTCAGTAATCACAATTATGTCCACCGGGACCTGGCTGCCAGAAACATCTTGGTGAATCAAAACCTGTGCTGCAAGGTGTCTGACTTTGGCCTGACTCGCCTCCTGGATGACTTTGATGGCACATACGAAACCCAG GGAGGAAAGATCCCTATCCGTTGGACAGCCCCTGAAGCCATTGCCCATCGGATCTTCACCACAGCCAGCGATGTGTGGAGCTTTGGGATTGTGATGTGGGAGGTGCTGAGCTTTGGGGACAAGCCTTATGGGGAGATGAGCAATCAGGAG GTTATGAAGAGTATTGAGGATGGGTACCGGTTGCCCCCTCCTGTGGACTGCCCTGCCCCTCTGTATGAGCTCATGAAGAACTGCTGGGCATATGACCGTGCCCGCCGGCCACACTTCCAGAAGCTTCAGGCACATCTGGAGCAACTGCTTGCCAACCCCCACTCCCTGCGGACCATTGCCAACTTTGACCCCAG GGTGACTCTTCGCCTGCCCAGCCTGAGCGGCTCAGATGGGATCCCGTATCGAACCGTCTCTGAGTGGCTCGAGTCCATACGCATGAAACGCTACATCCTGCACTTCCACTCGGCTGGGCTGGACACCATGGAGTGTGTGCTGGAGCTGACCGCTGA GGACCTGACGCAGATGGGAATCACACTGCCCGGGCACCAGAAGCGCATTCTTTGCAGTATTCAGGGATTCAAGGACTGA
- the EPHA1 gene encoding ephrin type-A receptor 1 isoform X6, which yields MDTSKAQGELGWLLDPPKDGWSEQQQILNGTPLYMYQDCPMQGRRDTDHWLRSNWIYRGEEASRVHVELQFTVRDCKSFPGGAGPLGCKETFNLLYMESDQDVGIQLRRPLFQKVTTVAADQSFTIRDLASGSMKLNVERCSLGRLTRRGLYLAFHNPGACVALVSVRVFYQRCPETLNGLAQFPDTLPGPAGLVEVAGTCLPHARASPRPSGAPRMHCSPDGEWLVPVGRCHCEPGYEEGGSGEGCVACPSGSYRMDMDTPHCLTCPQQSTAESEGATICTCESGHYRAPGEGPQVACTGPPSAPRNLSFSASGTQLSLHWEPPADTGGRQDVRYSVRCSQCQGTAQDGGPCQPCGVGVHFLPGARGLTTPAVHVNGLEPYANYTFNVEAQNGVSGLGSSGHASTSVSISMGHAESLSGLSLRLVKKEPRQLELTWAGSRPRSPGANLTYELHVLNQDEERYQMVLEPRVLLTELQPDTTYIVRVRMLTPLGPGPFSPDHEFRTSPPVSRGLTGGEIVAVIFGLLLGAALLLGILVFRSRRAQRQRQQRQRDRATDVDREDKLWLKPYVDLQAYEDPAQGALDFTRELDPAWLMVDTVIGEGEFGEVYRGTLRLPSQDCKTVAIKTLKDTSPGGQWWNFLREATIMGQFSHPHILHLEGVVTKRKPIMIITEFMENGALDAFLREREDQLVPGQLVAMLQGIASGMNYLSNHNYVHRDLAARNILVNQNLCCKVSDFGLTRLLDDFDGTYETQGGKIPIRWTAPEAIAHRIFTTASDVWSFGIVMWEVLSFGDKPYGEMSNQEVMKSIEDGYRLPPPVDCPAPLYELMKNCWAYDRARRPHFQKLQAHLEQLLANPHSLRTIANFDPRVTLRLPSLSGSDGIPYRTVSEWLESIRMKRYILHFHSAGLDTMECVLELTAEDLTQMGITLPGHQKRILCSIQGFKD from the exons ATGGACACAAGCAAGGCACAGGGAGAGCTGGGCTGGCTGCTGGATCCCCCAAAAGATGGG TGGAGTGAACAGCAACAGATACTGAATGGGACACCCCTGTACATGTACCAGGACTGCCCAATGCAAGGACGCAGAGACACTGACCACTGGCTTCGCTCCAATTGGATCTACCGCGGGGAGGAGGCTTCCCGTGTCCACGTGGAGCTGCAGTTCACCGTGCGGGACTGCAAGAGTTTCCCTGGGGGAGCCGGGCCTCTGGGCTGCAAGGAGACCTTCAACCTTCTGTACATGGAGAGTGACCAGGATGTGGGCATTCAGCTCCGACGGCCCTTGTTCCAGAAG GTAACCACGGTGGCTGCAGACCAGAGCTTCACCATTCGAGACCTTGCATCTGGCTCCATGAAGCTGAATGTGGAGCGCTGCTCTCTGGGCCGCCTGACCCGCCGTGGCCTCTACCTCGCTTTCCACAACCCAGGAGCCTGTGTGGCCCTGGTGTCTGTCCGGGTCTTCTACCAGCGCTGTCCTGAGACCCTGAATGGCTTGGCCCAATTCCCAGACACTCTGCCTGGCCCCGCTGGGTTGGTGGAAGTGGCGGGGACCTGCTTGCCCCACGCACGGGCCAGCCCCAGGCCCTCAGGTGCACCCCGCATGCACTGCAGCCCTGATGGCgagtggctggtgcctgtaggaCGGTGCCACTGTGAGCCTGGCTATGAGGAAGGTGGCAGTGGCGAGGGATGTGTTG CCTGCCCTAGCGGCTCCTACCGGATGGACATGGACACACCCCATTGTCTCACGTGCCCCCAGCAGAGCACTGCTGAGTCTGAGGGGGCCACCATCTGTACCTGTGAGAGCGGCCATTACAGAGCTCCCGGGGAGGGCCCCCAGGTGGCATGCACAG GTCCCCCCTCGGCCCCCCGAAACCTGAGCTTCTCTGCCTCAGGGACTCAGCTCTCCCTGCATTGGGAACCTCCAGCAGATACGGGGGGACGCCAGGATGTCAGATACAGTGTGAGGTGTTCCCAGTGTCAGGGCACAGCACAGGACGGGGGGCCCTGCCAGCCCTGTGGGGTGGGCGTGCACTTCTTGCCGGGGGCCCGGGGGCTCACCACACCTGCAGTGCATGTCAATGGCCTTGAACCTTATGCCAACTACACCTTTAATGTGGAAGCCCAAAATGGAGTGTCAGGGCTGGGCAGCTCTGGCCATGCCAGCACCTCAGTCAGCATCAGCATGGGGCATGCAG AGTCACTGTCAGGCCTGTCTCTGAGACTGGTGAAGAAAGAACCGAGGCAACTAGAGCTGACCTGGGCGGGGTCCCGGCCCCGAAGCCCTGGGGCGAACCTGACCTATGAGCTGCACGTGCTGAACCAG GATGAAGAACGGTACCAGATGGTTCTAGAACCCAGGGTCTTGCTGACAGAGCTGCAGCCTGACACCACATACATCGTCAGAGTCCGAATGCTGACCCCACTGGGTCCTGGCCCTTTCTCCCCTGATCATGAGTTTCGGACCAGCCCACCAG TGTCCAGGGGCCTGACTGGAGGAGAGATCGTAGCCGTCATCTTTGGGCTGCTGCTTGGTGCAGCCTTGCTGCTTGGGATTCTCGTTTTCCGGTCCAG GAGAGCCCAGCGGCAGAGGCAGCAGAGGCAGCGTGACCGCGCCACCGATGTGGATCGAG AGGACAAGCTGTGGCTGAAGCCCTATGTGGACCTCCAGGCATACGAGGACCCTGCACAGGGAGCCTTGGACTTTACCCGGGAGCTTGATCCAGCGTGGCTGATGGTGGACACTGTCATAGGAGAAG GAGAGTTTGGGGAAGTGTATCGAGGGACCCTGAGGCTCCCCAGCCAGGACTGCAAGACTGTGGCCATTAAGACCTTAAAAGACACATCCCCAGGTGGCCAGTGGTGGAACTTCCTTCGAGAGGCAACTATCATGGGCCAGTTTAGCCACCCGCATATTCTGCATCTGGAAGGCGTCGTCACAAAGC GAAAGCCGATCATGATCATCACAGAATTTATGGAGAATGGAGCCCTGGATGCCTTCCTgagg GAGCGGGAGGACCAGCTGGTCCCTGGGCAGCTAGTGGCCATGCTGCAGGGCATAGCATCTGGCATGAACTACCTCAGTAATCACAATTATGTCCACCGGGACCTGGCTGCCAGAAACATCTTGGTGAATCAAAACCTGTGCTGCAAGGTGTCTGACTTTGGCCTGACTCGCCTCCTGGATGACTTTGATGGCACATACGAAACCCAG GGAGGAAAGATCCCTATCCGTTGGACAGCCCCTGAAGCCATTGCCCATCGGATCTTCACCACAGCCAGCGATGTGTGGAGCTTTGGGATTGTGATGTGGGAGGTGCTGAGCTTTGGGGACAAGCCTTATGGGGAGATGAGCAATCAGGAG GTTATGAAGAGTATTGAGGATGGGTACCGGTTGCCCCCTCCTGTGGACTGCCCTGCCCCTCTGTATGAGCTCATGAAGAACTGCTGGGCATATGACCGTGCCCGCCGGCCACACTTCCAGAAGCTTCAGGCACATCTGGAGCAACTGCTTGCCAACCCCCACTCCCTGCGGACCATTGCCAACTTTGACCCCAG GGTGACTCTTCGCCTGCCCAGCCTGAGCGGCTCAGATGGGATCCCGTATCGAACCGTCTCTGAGTGGCTCGAGTCCATACGCATGAAACGCTACATCCTGCACTTCCACTCGGCTGGGCTGGACACCATGGAGTGTGTGCTGGAGCTGACCGCTGA GGACCTGACGCAGATGGGAATCACACTGCCCGGGCACCAGAAGCGCATTCTTTGCAGTATTCAGGGATTCAAGGACTGA